A window of Phycobacter azelaicus contains these coding sequences:
- a CDS encoding response regulator: MDGTVLVADDDRTIRTVLTQALTRAGCKVHATSSLTTLMRWVAEGKGDVVISDVMMPDGNGLEMLPKIAEDRPGLPVIVISAQNTIMTAIKAAEADAYDYLPKPFDLPELMKRTAKALSEKRTAPASPRAEAEERPEELPLVGRTEVMQALYRLIARVMNTDMPLLVTGESGTGKSLIARAIHDFSDRRTLPFVTATAADLIELEGPSKLLSQVKGGTLLIDELLDLPDEAQARVVRMMDATGDHSPRFMATSQRDLSPAMEAGELRADLYYRLCGTELHVPSLRERVEDIALLAEHFLIRAENEGAPHRTLSEEARELLRHFAWPGNVRQLENVVRRLALTARSEAIGKSDVAAALGPQTGAEPMVSGAVNEKLTESVARHLQRYFDLHGDMLPPPGLYSRILREVETPLIEISLAATGGNQAKCAELLGINRNTLRKKITDLDIEVTRRRKLM; the protein is encoded by the coding sequence ATGGATGGCACAGTTCTGGTCGCTGACGACGACCGCACCATTCGAACGGTCTTAACGCAGGCACTGACACGCGCGGGGTGCAAGGTGCATGCGACCTCGTCGTTGACAACGCTGATGCGCTGGGTCGCCGAAGGGAAAGGTGATGTGGTCATCTCGGATGTGATGATGCCCGACGGTAACGGGCTGGAGATGCTGCCGAAAATTGCAGAAGACCGCCCGGGTCTGCCAGTGATCGTGATCTCCGCACAGAACACCATCATGACGGCGATCAAGGCGGCCGAAGCCGATGCATACGACTATTTGCCCAAGCCGTTCGATCTGCCCGAGTTGATGAAACGCACAGCCAAGGCGCTTTCTGAAAAACGAACGGCCCCGGCGAGCCCACGAGCAGAGGCCGAAGAACGCCCCGAGGAGCTGCCGCTGGTTGGCCGCACCGAGGTGATGCAGGCGCTCTATCGTTTGATTGCGCGCGTCATGAATACGGATATGCCCCTTCTGGTGACTGGGGAAAGTGGGACGGGCAAGTCATTGATTGCCCGCGCCATTCACGACTTTTCTGACCGGCGGACCTTGCCGTTCGTGACGGCAACGGCGGCGGATCTGATTGAGCTTGAGGGGCCTTCGAAGCTGCTGTCTCAGGTCAAGGGCGGCACGCTGCTGATTGACGAACTACTTGACCTGCCGGACGAGGCGCAGGCGCGCGTGGTTCGGATGATGGACGCAACGGGCGATCATTCCCCCAGGTTCATGGCGACCAGCCAAAGGGATCTTTCGCCTGCGATGGAGGCAGGTGAGCTGCGCGCGGACCTGTACTATCGCCTGTGCGGCACCGAGCTTCATGTGCCGTCCTTGCGGGAACGGGTCGAAGATATTGCCCTTCTGGCCGAACACTTCCTGATCCGTGCGGAAAATGAGGGGGCACCCCACCGGACGTTGAGTGAGGAAGCGCGTGAGCTTCTGCGTCATTTTGCTTGGCCTGGAAATGTACGCCAGCTTGAAAATGTCGTGCGACGTCTTGCGCTTACGGCCCGTAGTGAAGCCATCGGAAAGTCGGACGTGGCTGCGGCGCTTGGCCCTCAGACAGGTGCGGAACCGATGGTAAGCGGTGCTGTCAATGAGAAGCTGACCGAATCCGTGGCGCGCCATCTGCAGCGATACTTTGATCTTCATGGCGACATGCTTCCGCCGCCGGGTTTGTACAGCCGGATCCTGCGTGAAGTCGAAACACCCCTGATCGAGATTTCCCTCGCTGCCACCGGGGGCAATCAGGCGAAATGCGCCGAATTGCTCGGGATCAACCGAAACACGTTGCGAAAGAAGATCACCGACCTCGATATTGAGGTGACACGGCGCCGCAAACTGATGTAA
- a CDS encoding TrkH family potassium uptake protein: MAHRFTAPTGLLRLPLFLLIWGIACIAMWIPAVHAVVLNDHPTSQSFFFSGLLGLFAVAVIALALGNRKPRFGMPGQLLSLLATFAVLPVFLAIPVHDALKNTSFLNAYFDMVSAVTTTGADVFADPARLPPSVHLWRALVGWLGGLLMWVAASAILAPLFLGGFEVTARGEPGGGGGTPVQMQQADPRRRLFMVARALTPVYSALTLILWTLLMITGSKALPGLTHSMSVMATSGISAVGGTHEASSGVAGEMVMFLFMFFALSRLTFSSDTVTNGHGRLDRDPEFRAGLLIVFGVPLLLFLRHWLATFEVAADEDAIQALRAFWGALFTVMSFLSTTGFESADWQTAQDWSGLNTPGMILLGLALIGGGVATTAGGVKLLRVYALYLNGLGEMERLVHPSSVSGGGGGNRRLQKNGAFVAWVFFMLFALSLALISILLAALGTDFETSLILAIAALSTTGPLTEIAASEPIMLGQLVPSAKLVLCLAMVLGRLETLAIIALLSPNLWRS, encoded by the coding sequence ATGGCGCATCGTTTCACGGCTCCGACCGGCCTTTTACGCCTGCCGCTGTTCCTGCTGATCTGGGGCATCGCCTGCATTGCCATGTGGATCCCTGCGGTGCACGCGGTGGTATTGAACGATCACCCTACATCGCAAAGTTTCTTTTTCTCTGGCCTTCTGGGCTTGTTTGCGGTCGCCGTCATCGCCTTGGCGTTGGGTAACCGTAAGCCGCGGTTCGGGATGCCGGGCCAGCTTTTGTCTCTTCTCGCAACCTTTGCAGTATTGCCGGTCTTTCTGGCTATTCCTGTCCATGATGCGCTCAAGAATACAAGCTTTCTGAATGCCTACTTTGACATGGTCAGCGCAGTAACCACGACGGGCGCCGATGTTTTCGCCGATCCAGCACGCCTTCCGCCCAGCGTGCATCTGTGGCGCGCGCTCGTTGGGTGGCTTGGCGGGCTTTTGATGTGGGTTGCTGCATCTGCGATCCTCGCACCGCTTTTTCTTGGCGGCTTTGAGGTAACGGCGCGCGGAGAGCCCGGCGGAGGTGGCGGCACGCCGGTTCAAATGCAACAAGCTGATCCGCGCAGACGGCTGTTCATGGTCGCGCGCGCCCTGACTCCGGTCTATTCGGCACTGACGCTGATCCTGTGGACGCTGCTGATGATCACGGGCAGCAAAGCGCTTCCCGGATTGACGCATTCCATGTCGGTCATGGCAACTTCCGGGATCTCTGCAGTTGGGGGAACGCATGAGGCCAGCAGCGGCGTTGCAGGTGAAATGGTCATGTTTCTGTTCATGTTTTTCGCCTTGTCCCGACTGACCTTTTCCAGCGATACGGTCACCAACGGGCATGGGCGATTGGACCGCGATCCGGAATTTCGTGCCGGGCTTTTGATCGTCTTTGGTGTGCCGCTGCTGCTGTTCCTGCGCCACTGGCTGGCGACTTTTGAGGTGGCTGCAGATGAAGATGCGATCCAAGCCCTGCGCGCTTTCTGGGGGGCTTTGTTTACCGTCATGTCCTTCCTGTCTACCACCGGTTTTGAAAGCGCCGATTGGCAGACAGCGCAGGATTGGTCAGGTCTGAATACGCCCGGTATGATCCTTCTGGGCCTTGCTCTGATCGGTGGCGGTGTTGCGACCACGGCCGGCGGCGTAAAACTTCTGCGAGTCTACGCGCTCTACCTCAATGGCCTTGGTGAGATGGAGCGGCTGGTCCATCCCTCTTCGGTCAGTGGCGGCGGTGGAGGTAACAGGCGCCTGCAAAAGAACGGTGCCTTTGTCGCCTGGGTCTTTTTCATGCTTTTTGCCTTGTCGCTTGCACTCATTAGCATTTTGCTGGCGGCGCTGGGAACGGACTTTGAAACCTCGTTGATCCTTGCGATTGCGGCGTTGTCCACCACGGGACCGCTGACAGAAATCGCTGCGAGTGAGCCGATCATGCTTGGCCAGCTGGTACCTTCGGCCAAACTGGTGCTTTGTTTGGCAATGGTTCTAGGACGGCTTGAAACACTGGCAATCATCGCGCTTTTGTCGCCAAATCTCTGGCGCAGCTAG
- the hfq gene encoding RNA chaperone Hfq, which yields MASDRQNLQDAFLNHVRKTKVPVTIFLINGVKLQGVITWFDNFCVLLRRDGQSQLVYKHAISTIMPAQPISLYEGEDAS from the coding sequence ATGGCTTCGGACAGACAGAATCTTCAGGATGCCTTCCTGAATCACGTTCGCAAAACCAAGGTTCCGGTTACTATCTTTCTTATCAACGGTGTGAAACTGCAGGGTGTGATCACCTGGTTCGACAACTTTTGTGTTCTTCTGCGCCGCGATGGTCAGTCGCAGCTGGTTTACAAACATGCGATTTCCACAATCATGCCGGCGCAGCCGATCAGCCTCTATGAAGGTGAAGACGCCTCTTGA
- the trkA gene encoding Trk system potassium transporter TrkA codes for MKVIICGAGQVGWQIARHLSGELNDVTVVDNNPELVRRATDTLDVQGVAGFASYPDVLDRAGARDADMIIAATHSDEVNMVTCQVAHSVFSIQRKIARLRAKSYLTAIYSDLYRRDHLPIDVVISPEREVAAAAIQRLSAPAAFDTETFMGGKAQLLGVHIDEDCPIINTPLRQLTDLFSTLRAIVVGVRREGTLFAPEPGDQLFVGDSAYVFCHVDDVNRTIEVFGKKEKRQDRVVIVGGGNVGLEVAKALEAKTGRIRAKIIEKSRKCAERAAETLERTIVLHGDGLDRSLMIEAGIGRADAMLAVTDDDKTNMLAAVRAKSEGCPFVVALINDPTLLPLMSHLGIDAYINPRSTTVSSILQHIRYGRVRQVYSIGDAEAEVIEAEVMGTTPLAGQAVRDIPFPEGVLVGGVLKGGEMLPPSGELRIEEGDVIALFAMAADVPEVERLMQVSIDYF; via the coding sequence ATGAAGGTTATCATCTGTGGGGCCGGCCAGGTGGGCTGGCAGATCGCACGGCACTTGTCGGGCGAACTGAACGATGTAACGGTCGTGGATAACAATCCCGAACTGGTGCGCCGCGCCACGGATACACTCGATGTACAAGGGGTTGCGGGCTTTGCGTCATATCCCGATGTCCTGGATCGCGCCGGTGCGCGGGATGCAGACATGATCATTGCCGCCACACACTCCGACGAGGTCAACATGGTGACCTGTCAGGTTGCCCATTCGGTCTTTTCCATTCAGCGCAAAATCGCCAGGCTGCGCGCCAAAAGCTATTTGACTGCGATCTACTCGGATTTATACCGCCGCGATCATCTGCCCATCGACGTGGTCATCAGCCCGGAGAGAGAGGTCGCGGCTGCAGCCATTCAGCGACTTTCCGCGCCGGCGGCCTTTGATACAGAAACCTTTATGGGGGGTAAGGCGCAGCTCTTGGGAGTTCATATTGATGAGGACTGCCCGATCATCAATACGCCCTTGCGGCAGCTGACCGATCTGTTCTCGACCCTTCGAGCCATCGTCGTTGGCGTGCGCCGGGAAGGAACGCTTTTTGCACCTGAGCCGGGTGATCAGCTGTTTGTTGGTGACAGTGCATATGTATTTTGCCACGTCGATGACGTGAACAGGACCATTGAAGTCTTTGGAAAAAAAGAGAAACGCCAGGATCGCGTTGTTATTGTAGGGGGCGGCAACGTAGGGCTTGAAGTTGCCAAGGCTCTGGAAGCAAAGACGGGCCGGATACGTGCCAAGATCATCGAGAAAAGCCGAAAATGTGCGGAACGTGCAGCGGAAACCCTCGAGCGTACGATCGTTTTGCACGGCGATGGGCTTGACCGGTCTCTCATGATTGAGGCGGGGATCGGCCGGGCAGATGCGATGCTGGCCGTGACCGATGATGACAAGACGAATATGCTGGCAGCCGTTCGGGCCAAATCCGAGGGGTGCCCGTTTGTGGTGGCCTTGATCAACGATCCCACCCTGCTGCCCTTGATGTCACATCTCGGGATTGATGCCTACATAAACCCCAGATCTACCACCGTCAGCTCCATCCTCCAACACATTCGCTATGGGAGGGTGCGCCAGGTCTACTCTATCGGAGACGCTGAAGCCGAGGTTATCGAGGCCGAGGTGATGGGAACCACACCGCTAGCCGGGCAGGCGGTCCGCGACATCCCGTTTCCCGAAGGCGTGCTGGTTGGCGGGGTCCTCAAGGGGGGCGAAATGCTGCCGCCAAGCGGAGAGCTGCGCATCGAAGAAGGTGATGTGATCGCGCTTTTTGCCATGGCCGCTGATGTTCCAGAGGTCGAGCGACTGATGCAGGTCTCGATCGACTACTTCTGA
- a CDS encoding cation:proton antiporter yields MQDQAVPLIVFGLLFFAGLAADRIGRRFHLPRVTLLLGFGMLVGEAGFDLLPESLTRLYPVIAVVALSAVAVLLGSALSLHNLREHGSTVLVVSLSIVVVTQLVVSAALWAIGLPVILALLLGAMATATDPAATYDVIDQSGQDTSFTRTLKGLVAIDDAWGLLAFTLALVVIDLILGAGSGTAPLAEAAYEILGSIALGCAIGVPGALLTGRLSDGEPLRIEALGLIFLTAGLALMLDLSYLVAGMTVGAVIVNLAQHHTRAFHEIRNFEWPFMIIFFVLAGATLVPSDLVTYGLAGLAYIVFRIAGRILGGLVGGKMAHVPRNEGPYFGAAMLPQAGVAIGMALAASERFPEYAHQIMALAIGTTAAFELVGPIIAALTITAQSRSAELRNTD; encoded by the coding sequence ATGCAGGACCAAGCCGTTCCACTGATCGTTTTCGGTCTTTTGTTCTTTGCGGGGCTTGCCGCTGACCGGATCGGACGGCGTTTTCACCTGCCACGGGTGACGCTTCTTCTGGGGTTCGGGATGTTGGTCGGCGAGGCCGGCTTTGATCTCTTGCCCGAGAGCCTGACACGCCTTTATCCCGTGATTGCGGTAGTTGCGCTTAGCGCGGTTGCGGTTCTGCTCGGTAGTGCTCTTTCCCTGCACAACCTGCGCGAACATGGCAGCACGGTTCTTGTGGTGTCGCTTTCGATTGTGGTCGTCACTCAGCTGGTGGTCAGCGCAGCGCTTTGGGCCATTGGACTGCCGGTCATTCTGGCCCTTCTGCTGGGAGCAATGGCAACCGCGACTGATCCAGCAGCCACCTACGATGTCATCGATCAATCCGGCCAAGACACCTCCTTTACCAGAACTCTCAAAGGGTTGGTGGCCATTGATGATGCTTGGGGATTGCTGGCTTTCACCCTCGCCCTAGTGGTGATTGACCTGATCCTCGGCGCTGGATCCGGCACAGCGCCGCTGGCAGAGGCCGCTTACGAGATCCTCGGCTCTATCGCACTTGGATGTGCGATAGGCGTTCCTGGTGCGCTTTTGACCGGGCGACTCTCGGATGGGGAACCGCTTAGGATCGAGGCGCTCGGTCTGATCTTCCTGACCGCGGGCCTCGCATTGATGCTGGACCTTTCCTACCTCGTCGCAGGCATGACGGTCGGGGCTGTGATCGTGAACCTGGCTCAGCACCATACGCGTGCCTTTCACGAAATCCGCAATTTCGAGTGGCCCTTCATGATAATTTTCTTTGTTCTGGCAGGCGCAACGCTGGTCCCCTCTGATCTGGTCACCTACGGTCTGGCCGGGCTTGCCTATATCGTTTTTCGGATAGCGGGGCGGATTCTGGGCGGACTGGTTGGGGGCAAGATGGCGCATGTTCCCCGAAACGAAGGCCCCTATTTTGGCGCCGCTATGCTCCCTCAGGCAGGAGTGGCCATCGGGATGGCTCTGGCCGCATCAGAGCGTTTCCCAGAGTATGCCCACCAGATCATGGCGCTGGCGATCGGAACCACTGCCGCCTTTGAGCTTGTCGGACCGATCATCGCCGCCCTGACCATTACAGCTCAGTCCAGATCCGCGGAACTTCGGAACACCGACTGA
- the hflX gene encoding GTPase HflX: MEHDRKRTRAWVLHPEIKSDPDRRDPEPALEEAVALARALPDLDVIGSDIVRLPKAQPGMLFGSGKIDELAQRLKGEEVELVLIDGPVSPVQQRNLEKAWKVKILDRTGLILEIFSDRARTREGVLQVEMAALSYQRTRLVRAWTHLERQRGGLGFVGGPGETQIEADRRAIDDQLVRLRRQLDKVVKTRTLHREARAKVPYPIVALVGYTNAGKSTLFNRLTGAEVMAKDMLFATLDPTMRRLVLPDGPEVILSDTVGFISDLPTELVAAFRATLEEVLAADVILHVRDISHAESEHQAADVAAILASLGVDEERTLIEVWNKLDNLNEDEAAARRDRAGREENIHAISALTGEGIDGLLSDIAEKLQGKKHQDLLSLDFSQGKQRAWLFRQDVVVSEEQTDSGFDITVLWTPKQKAQYDAL, from the coding sequence ATGGAGCATGACAGGAAGCGCACCCGAGCCTGGGTGCTGCATCCAGAAATCAAATCCGACCCAGACAGGCGCGATCCAGAACCTGCGCTGGAAGAAGCCGTAGCCCTTGCCCGGGCTTTGCCCGATCTTGATGTGATCGGCTCTGATATCGTGCGGCTGCCCAAGGCGCAGCCGGGAATGCTGTTTGGATCAGGCAAGATCGACGAGTTGGCACAGCGCCTTAAGGGCGAAGAGGTTGAATTGGTGTTGATCGACGGCCCTGTATCGCCGGTGCAGCAGCGCAACCTCGAAAAGGCATGGAAGGTAAAGATACTCGACCGCACGGGCCTGATCCTTGAAATATTCTCGGACCGCGCGCGCACCCGCGAGGGCGTTTTGCAGGTGGAAATGGCAGCGCTGAGTTATCAGCGGACCCGATTGGTGCGGGCTTGGACACACCTCGAACGGCAGCGGGGCGGTTTGGGGTTCGTCGGCGGGCCCGGTGAAACCCAGATCGAGGCCGACCGCCGTGCCATTGACGACCAACTTGTGCGCCTGCGTCGACAGCTGGACAAGGTGGTCAAGACCCGTACGCTGCACCGCGAGGCCCGCGCCAAGGTGCCTTATCCGATCGTTGCCTTGGTTGGCTATACCAACGCGGGAAAGTCAACGCTATTCAACCGCTTGACCGGTGCGGAAGTGATGGCCAAAGATATGCTCTTTGCCACTCTTGATCCGACGATGCGGCGCCTTGTACTGCCGGATGGGCCAGAGGTGATCCTGTCCGATACCGTCGGGTTTATCTCAGACCTTCCGACCGAACTGGTCGCGGCTTTCCGGGCGACACTGGAAGAGGTTCTTGCGGCTGATGTGATCTTGCATGTGCGTGACATCAGCCATGCCGAAAGCGAGCATCAGGCCGCTGATGTTGCCGCGATCCTTGCCTCTCTCGGGGTGGACGAGGAGCGTACCCTGATCGAGGTTTGGAACAAGCTTGACAACCTGAACGAGGATGAAGCCGCTGCGCGGCGTGACCGAGCAGGGCGCGAAGAGAATATCCACGCGATTTCAGCCCTCACGGGCGAAGGGATCGACGGGCTTCTGTCGGACATTGCTGAAAAGCTGCAAGGCAAGAAGCATCAGGATCTACTTAGTCTTGACTTTTCGCAAGGAAAACAGCGTGCCTGGCTGTTTCGGCAGGATGTTGTGGTCAGCGAGGAACAGACAGATAGCGGTTTTGATATCACCGTTTTGTGGACTCCAAAGCAAAAGGCACAATACGACGCTCTGTGA
- a CDS encoding sensor histidine kinase NtrY-like: MAHKSHLRGGFRTLAQLERWRKTRRARNIGTLGLVLLGPVLALATFLIFGPLGHGASSLSLRLILLADMVYIMAIAALVLTQIVRLFAARREKSAGSRLHLRLIGAFGFLALVPTVIVAIFAMLTVNVGLEGWFSQRVRQVIGSSLAAAQAYQAEQREDLIEDGAALGRYLDTSRSRSFFMNDAELRQVLSQGQLQVQRGLREAYVIDGLGTIRARGERSYEFDFEEPDADDIATATEEGMAIIQDWDNNEFRAIVRLNAFVDRFLYISRDVDGELLNLLDETQQTANLYQQLERERGRVLFEFGLLYIGFALILILAAMWLGMWFAERLSGPVGRLTVAARRVGGGNLDVQVPEQDGSDEIAQLGTYFNKMTRELKQQRQTLLENTDQIERRRRLFDSVLSSVTSGVVGLDSEGRVTFVNRSAERLLDWHDDRQSLALSVAVPEFGPLFETLKSGNAETAQDEIKVTRHGRLENLLVRMALRRSDEGQLEGYVVAFDDVTDLVSAQRMAAWGDVARRIAHEIKNPLTPIQLSAERIKRKFAPKLGEENSDQLQSMTDVIVRQTNDLRRIVDEFSKFARMPEPERREEDLVALVKGAVVLQQQGQPGVRITAELPKEPMLTDLDATMVGQALTNLIKNAGEAIETLEAKGVPEGFEPQIRVAVRYDETGAYEVTIADNGIGLPEDRARLFEPYVTTRTEGTGLGLPIVKKIIEEHGGTLVLQDAPVFEGQSHFGAMAVIRLPQTLPTAETNRNTVKVGLT, from the coding sequence GTGGCGCATAAGTCACATCTTCGGGGTGGATTTCGGACGCTCGCTCAGTTGGAGCGGTGGCGCAAGACGCGCAGAGCCAGGAATATCGGGACATTGGGCCTGGTGCTTCTTGGGCCTGTGTTGGCTTTGGCGACCTTCCTGATCTTTGGCCCGTTGGGGCATGGGGCGTCCTCCCTCTCGCTACGCCTCATACTGCTGGCGGACATGGTCTACATCATGGCGATCGCCGCGCTGGTTCTGACGCAGATCGTTCGGCTGTTTGCAGCGCGGCGCGAGAAATCTGCCGGCTCGCGCCTGCACTTGCGTTTGATTGGCGCCTTTGGGTTTCTCGCTCTCGTGCCGACGGTGATTGTCGCCATTTTTGCGATGCTTACGGTGAATGTCGGTCTTGAAGGGTGGTTTTCCCAGCGGGTGCGGCAGGTGATCGGATCATCGCTTGCGGCCGCGCAGGCCTATCAGGCCGAACAGCGCGAGGACCTGATAGAAGATGGTGCGGCACTTGGGCGGTACCTCGACACCAGTCGGTCACGCAGTTTCTTCATGAATGACGCCGAGCTACGGCAGGTGCTCTCTCAAGGACAACTGCAGGTCCAGCGGGGCCTGCGCGAGGCGTATGTCATCGATGGGCTGGGGACCATCCGAGCCAGGGGCGAACGCTCTTATGAGTTCGACTTCGAAGAGCCGGACGCAGACGACATTGCGACAGCGACCGAAGAGGGCATGGCGATCATTCAGGACTGGGACAACAATGAGTTCCGCGCAATTGTGCGCCTCAATGCCTTTGTTGACCGTTTTCTCTACATCAGCCGAGATGTGGACGGTGAATTGCTGAACCTGCTGGACGAGACGCAGCAAACGGCCAATCTCTATCAGCAGTTGGAGCGCGAGCGGGGCAGGGTGCTGTTTGAGTTTGGCCTGCTGTACATCGGTTTTGCCCTGATCCTGATCCTGGCCGCGATGTGGCTGGGCATGTGGTTCGCAGAACGCCTGTCCGGGCCGGTAGGCCGGTTGACCGTGGCTGCAAGGCGGGTCGGCGGCGGCAACCTGGATGTTCAGGTCCCCGAGCAGGACGGCAGTGACGAAATCGCTCAACTTGGCACTTATTTCAACAAGATGACGCGCGAACTTAAACAGCAGCGTCAGACCTTGCTTGAAAATACCGACCAGATCGAGCGGCGGCGGAGGCTTTTCGACTCCGTCCTTTCATCCGTCACCTCAGGTGTTGTTGGCCTCGATTCCGAAGGACGTGTGACCTTCGTGAACCGCTCGGCGGAGCGGTTGCTGGATTGGCATGATGACCGGCAGTCGCTTGCCTTGTCGGTGGCCGTGCCGGAATTTGGCCCGCTTTTTGAAACGCTCAAATCCGGGAATGCGGAAACCGCTCAGGACGAAATCAAGGTGACACGCCACGGCCGACTTGAGAACCTGCTGGTGCGGATGGCGCTGCGCCGTTCGGACGAAGGGCAACTTGAAGGCTATGTTGTGGCATTTGACGATGTCACCGACCTGGTCAGCGCCCAGCGAATGGCGGCCTGGGGCGATGTGGCTCGTCGTATTGCCCATGAAATCAAGAACCCTCTAACCCCCATTCAACTGAGCGCCGAGCGGATCAAACGTAAGTTTGCCCCAAAGCTTGGCGAAGAAAACAGTGACCAGCTGCAATCCATGACGGACGTGATTGTACGTCAAACCAATGACTTGCGCCGGATCGTCGATGAATTCTCGAAATTTGCCCGCATGCCCGAGCCCGAACGGCGCGAGGAAGACTTGGTGGCTTTGGTGAAGGGTGCTGTTGTTTTGCAGCAGCAAGGACAACCCGGAGTCAGGATTACCGCGGAGCTTCCCAAGGAGCCAATGCTCACGGATCTTGATGCCACAATGGTTGGACAGGCCTTGACCAACCTGATCAAGAACGCTGGTGAAGCCATTGAAACACTTGAGGCAAAAGGGGTCCCTGAAGGGTTTGAACCACAGATCCGGGTTGCAGTTCGCTACGATGAAACCGGAGCATACGAAGTGACGATTGCCGACAACGGGATCGGCCTTCCGGAAGATCGGGCGCGCCTGTTTGAACCCTATGTGACCACCCGAACCGAGGGAACGGGCCTGGGCCTGCCCATCGTGAAAAAGATTATCGAAGAGCACGGCGGCACGCTGGTCCTACAGGATGCGCCCGTGTTTGAAGGGCAGTCCCATTTTGGAGCAATGGCGGTGATCCGCCTTCCGCAGACCCTGCCAACTGCGGAGACAAACAGAAATACAGTGAAAGTAGGTCTGACATGA
- the ntrX gene encoding nitrogen assimilation response regulator NtrX, whose product MSDILIVDDERDIRELISDILEDEGFSTRKAANSDECMTKITEEEPALLILDIWLKDSQMDGIDILKTVKRDHPEVPVVIISGHGNIEIAVAAIKQGAYDFIEKPFNIDQLMVVIRRAMETSRLRRENTSLRRKETGAAEMIGSSAAFRALVAQLDKVTKSNGRVMLTGPAGSGKDIAARYIHSNSARASSPFVTVNCASIEPERMEEVLFGRETSEKGVEPGLLEQADGGVVFFDEVADMPAGTQSKILRVLVDQQFRRVGGTENLKVDLRVISSTNKPLDAEIEAGRFRQELYHRLNVVPIAVPSLADRREDIPVLAEHFIRSFNEAQGLPLRELTEEAVALMQTMTWPGNVRQLKNLVERILILGDGCEPIDARDLPREEEKVEGEGRVVLSGALATLPLREAREAFEREYLLTQINRFGGNISRTASFVGMERSALHRKLKSLGVVTSNKAGVRIAHVEEKESDPV is encoded by the coding sequence ATGAGTGATATTCTAATCGTCGATGATGAACGTGACATCCGTGAGCTGATTTCCGACATTCTGGAAGACGAGGGGTTTTCGACCCGTAAGGCTGCGAATTCAGACGAATGCATGACCAAGATAACCGAGGAAGAGCCCGCTCTTTTGATCCTCGACATCTGGCTCAAGGATAGTCAAATGGATGGCATTGATATCCTCAAGACTGTCAAGCGAGACCACCCTGAAGTTCCGGTTGTGATCATCTCGGGCCACGGCAACATCGAGATCGCGGTCGCAGCGATCAAACAGGGCGCCTACGATTTCATTGAGAAGCCGTTCAATATCGACCAGTTGATGGTTGTGATCCGGCGTGCCATGGAAACATCCCGCCTGCGCCGTGAAAACACCAGTCTGCGTCGCAAGGAAACCGGCGCGGCAGAAATGATTGGCAGCTCGGCGGCCTTCCGCGCGCTCGTCGCCCAGTTGGACAAGGTAACAAAATCCAATGGTCGCGTGATGCTCACCGGGCCAGCGGGATCAGGCAAGGATATTGCTGCGCGCTACATTCATTCAAATTCCGCCCGCGCCTCTAGCCCGTTTGTGACCGTCAACTGTGCAAGCATCGAGCCGGAACGGATGGAGGAGGTGCTGTTTGGCCGCGAAACTTCGGAGAAGGGCGTGGAACCAGGGCTGTTGGAACAAGCCGACGGCGGCGTTGTGTTCTTTGATGAGGTCGCAGATATGCCTGCGGGCACTCAGTCCAAGATCCTTCGAGTTCTTGTCGATCAGCAATTCCGCCGCGTCGGAGGCACTGAGAACCTGAAAGTGGATCTCCGTGTTATTTCTTCGACCAACAAGCCGCTGGACGCTGAAATTGAAGCCGGTCGGTTCCGGCAGGAACTGTACCATCGCCTGAATGTGGTGCCGATCGCCGTTCCGTCCTTGGCCGACCGGCGCGAGGATATTCCGGTGCTGGCAGAGCATTTCATTCGCAGCTTCAACGAGGCTCAGGGGTTGCCTCTGCGCGAACTGACGGAAGAGGCCGTTGCGCTGATGCAGACGATGACCTGGCCTGGCAACGTCCGGCAACTCAAGAACTTGGTGGAACGGATCCTGATCCTCGGAGACGGCTGCGAGCCGATCGATGCGAGGGATCTCCCACGGGAAGAGGAAAAGGTAGAGGGCGAGGGGCGCGTGGTTCTGTCTGGTGCGTTGGCAACCTTGCCTCTGCGCGAAGCGCGAGAGGCTTTCGAACGGGAGTACCTGCTGACCCAGATCAACCGTTTTGGTGGCAACATCAGCCGGACCGCGTCGTTTGTCGGCATGGAGCGCTCTGCTCTGCATCGCAAGCTCAAATCGCTCGGTGTTGTCACTTCGAACAAGGCTGGCGTGCGGATTGCTCACGTCGAGGAGAAAGAGAGCGATCCGGTCTGA